A window of the Burkholderia sp. 9120 genome harbors these coding sequences:
- a CDS encoding MFS transporter gives MASADLAAAAHAPARQTRWKTVILASLGGSLEIYDFIIYGVFAREIARQFFPAADPIASLISTFGVFAIGYVSRPLGGIVLSSLGDRFGRRLVFLVSVLAMSASTIGIGLIPGYASIGVMAPVLLILLRLAQGFFLAGELPCSITYVVEEIPQRASLVSGLVIFCLNSGVLTATLISLALHAGLSAESVLAFGWRIAFIFGGVIGLVSYWLRTSLEESTEFQRLRSHKVKRPFRIVLTEYPKQVAVGVGVAGIVNASNSLLFVVLPSYMTTVLHVSPSLASAGQNIGIATMSASLLFFAWLGDRLPSRYWHRIGSLLMLAGSYPFYRLIAAHQIDPVAAFVVIGFVGGLVNGSYAYLLADLFPTPVRFSGIALSLNLATVIFTGITPLVVTQLLHKTGSAAAPGLFLTGVAVIALVAGLGLKRFGGQLGHVAEQG, from the coding sequence ATGGCCTCAGCAGACCTGGCAGCGGCGGCGCATGCGCCCGCGCGCCAAACCCGTTGGAAGACGGTCATTCTCGCGAGTCTCGGCGGATCGCTGGAAATCTACGACTTCATCATTTACGGCGTGTTTGCCCGCGAAATCGCGCGGCAGTTCTTTCCGGCCGCCGATCCGATCGCATCGCTGATCAGCACGTTCGGCGTGTTCGCCATCGGTTATGTGTCGCGGCCGCTTGGCGGCATCGTGCTCAGCAGTCTTGGCGATCGCTTCGGCCGCCGGCTGGTTTTTCTGGTCTCCGTGCTGGCGATGTCGGCCTCGACAATCGGCATTGGCCTGATTCCCGGTTATGCGTCCATCGGCGTGATGGCGCCGGTTCTGCTGATTCTGCTGCGGCTTGCACAAGGTTTCTTCCTTGCCGGCGAATTGCCGTGTTCGATTACGTATGTGGTGGAAGAGATTCCGCAGCGGGCGAGTCTCGTTAGCGGGCTCGTGATCTTCTGTTTGAACTCCGGTGTGCTGACGGCCACGTTGATCAGCCTGGCGCTGCATGCGGGCTTGAGCGCCGAGTCCGTGCTGGCGTTCGGCTGGCGGATCGCGTTTATTTTCGGCGGTGTGATTGGGCTGGTCTCTTACTGGCTGCGCACGTCGCTGGAAGAATCGACGGAATTTCAGCGGCTGCGCAGTCATAAGGTCAAGCGGCCGTTCCGGATCGTGCTCACCGAGTATCCGAAGCAGGTGGCCGTGGGCGTCGGCGTGGCGGGTATTGTCAATGCGTCGAACAGTCTGCTGTTCGTGGTGTTGCCTTCGTATATGACGACCGTGCTGCACGTCTCGCCGAGTCTCGCGAGCGCCGGGCAGAACATCGGTATCGCGACCATGTCCGCTTCGTTGCTGTTCTTCGCGTGGCTCGGCGATCGGCTGCCTTCGCGTTATTGGCACCGGATTGGCTCGCTCCTCATGCTGGCCGGCAGCTATCCGTTCTACCGGCTCATCGCCGCGCATCAGATCGATCCGGTGGCCGCTTTCGTGGTGATCGGTTTTGTCGGCGGTCTGGTCAACGGGTCGTATGCGTACCTGCTGGCGGATCTGTTTCCCACGCCCGTGCGCTTCAGCGGCATTGCGTTATCACTCAATCTTGCTACAGTGATTTTTACGGGCATTACGCCGCTGGTCGTGACGCAGCTATTGCACAAGACCGGCTCGGCGGCAGCGCCCGGATTATTTCTGACCGGCGTCGCGGTGATCGCGCTCGTCGCCGGCCTCGGATTGAAGCGTTTCGGCGGCCAGCTCGGGCACGTCGCGGAACAAGGCTGA
- a CDS encoding LysR family transcriptional regulator, with protein sequence MDPIERFFQAGLKLNHLRLLTLFDSLGQIRLVAEKLNVTQPAISKQLAELEAGLGVSVMTRVGNRLQLTTVGETLTKRAREVFHQLEQARYEVDALTSGISGKISVGAVATVLPVFAPELILELKRRAPQVNVALQEATSDRLFPLLANGSLDFVLSRTEPVGFGKTEFASHIIMDDPIVVVCGRDHPLANRRTVTPADLAGSPWILPPKEAPTFLALQSWLGESGLAFPDGCVQSISLQTNEAMLASYPFLALMPLAVARKRAGRAALAILAMPGASFLETVQLFYSSESVNPVLPAALECVAAVQERLRRPVAD encoded by the coding sequence GTGGACCCGATCGAGCGGTTTTTTCAGGCTGGATTGAAGCTGAACCATCTGCGGTTGCTCACGCTATTCGATAGTCTCGGGCAGATCCGGCTCGTGGCGGAGAAACTGAATGTGACGCAACCGGCCATCTCGAAGCAACTCGCCGAACTGGAGGCCGGACTCGGTGTGTCGGTCATGACGCGGGTCGGTAACCGGCTTCAGTTGACCACCGTCGGTGAAACGCTCACCAAGCGCGCGCGGGAGGTGTTTCATCAGCTCGAACAGGCGCGCTATGAAGTGGACGCGCTGACCAGCGGGATATCCGGCAAGATTTCAGTGGGCGCGGTCGCGACGGTATTGCCGGTGTTCGCGCCGGAGTTGATTCTCGAGTTGAAACGGCGCGCGCCGCAGGTGAATGTCGCGCTGCAAGAAGCGACCAGCGACCGGCTGTTTCCCTTGCTCGCCAACGGGTCGCTGGATTTCGTGTTGAGCCGGACCGAGCCAGTGGGATTCGGCAAAACCGAATTCGCTTCTCACATCATCATGGACGATCCGATCGTCGTGGTATGTGGCCGCGATCATCCGCTGGCGAATCGAAGGACTGTTACGCCGGCCGACCTCGCCGGGTCGCCGTGGATTCTGCCGCCGAAAGAAGCGCCTACTTTCCTTGCGTTACAAAGTTGGCTCGGCGAATCCGGACTCGCATTTCCCGATGGCTGCGTGCAATCCATCTCGTTGCAGACCAATGAGGCGATGCTCGCGAGCTACCCGTTTCTCGCGTTGATGCCCTTAGCGGTTGCACGCAAGCGAGCGGGCCGCGCCGCGCTCGCTATTCTCGCGATGCCTGGTGCGAGCTTTCTGGAGACGGTGCAGTTGTTCTATAGCAGCGAGTCGGTGAATCCGGTGCTGCCTGCCGCGCTCGAATGTGTCGCTGCGGTGCAGGAGCGATTGCGACGGCCGGTCGCGGATTGA
- a CDS encoding sulfatase-like hydrolase/transferase yields MKPTNVLFILSDEHQHDLMGCAGHPFIHTPNLDALAARGTRFSNAYTPSPICVPARASLATGRYVHDIRCWDNAIAYDGSTPGWAQYLTHDGMVTDSIGKLHYQSEAAPVGFRHQQHAVHILDGIGQVWGSVRNPLPRTMGRSPLYDKIGPGLSNYNRFDMRVADTAVDWLGEPRDDTKPWVLFAGLVAPHFPLIVPQEYLDLYDPASIELPPLQPSSGYVRHPWVERQAIHMDHDAAIGTDERRRLAMACYFALVTFLDAQVGRILAALKDNGLDESTTIIYSSDHGDNLGKRGMWNKCLMYRESTGVPMIVAGAGIPRGKVCETPVSLIDIQNTILERTGCTAPANASPGESLAKLANAPAQPERLAFSEYHAVGSETAAYMLANADYKYHHYVGLRPELFDLRRDPQELQDLAGLPEYAPVLASFEKRLRELLDPEGVDRLAKADQDRLIQAFGGREAALQTGTPAATPVPVA; encoded by the coding sequence ATGAAGCCCACGAACGTATTGTTCATTTTGTCGGACGAGCATCAGCACGACCTGATGGGATGCGCCGGCCACCCGTTCATTCACACCCCGAATCTGGACGCGCTCGCCGCGCGCGGTACGCGCTTCAGCAACGCCTATACGCCGTCGCCGATCTGCGTGCCGGCCCGCGCGAGCCTCGCAACGGGCCGCTACGTGCACGACATTCGCTGCTGGGACAACGCGATTGCGTACGACGGCAGCACGCCCGGCTGGGCGCAGTACCTGACGCACGACGGCATGGTCACGGACTCGATCGGCAAGCTGCACTACCAGAGCGAGGCGGCGCCGGTCGGTTTTCGGCATCAGCAGCACGCGGTGCATATTCTTGATGGCATCGGTCAGGTGTGGGGTTCCGTGCGCAATCCGTTGCCGCGCACCATGGGACGCTCGCCGCTGTACGACAAGATCGGCCCGGGGCTGTCGAACTACAACCGCTTCGATATGCGGGTGGCCGATACGGCGGTCGACTGGCTCGGCGAGCCGCGCGACGACACGAAGCCGTGGGTGTTGTTCGCGGGACTCGTCGCACCGCATTTCCCGCTGATCGTGCCGCAGGAATATCTCGATCTCTACGATCCCGCCAGCATCGAATTGCCGCCGTTGCAGCCGTCGAGCGGTTATGTCCGGCATCCATGGGTGGAGCGCCAGGCGATTCATATGGATCACGACGCCGCGATCGGCACCGATGAACGCCGCCGCCTCGCGATGGCCTGCTATTTCGCGCTGGTCACGTTCCTCGACGCGCAGGTCGGCAGGATTCTCGCGGCGCTCAAGGACAACGGCCTCGACGAGTCGACCACGATCATCTACAGCAGCGATCACGGCGACAACCTCGGCAAGCGCGGCATGTGGAACAAATGCCTGATGTACCGCGAGTCGACTGGTGTTCCGATGATCGTTGCGGGCGCAGGCATTCCGCGCGGCAAAGTGTGCGAAACGCCGGTGTCGTTGATCGACATTCAGAACACGATTCTGGAACGCACTGGGTGCACGGCGCCCGCGAACGCGAGCCCGGGCGAGTCGCTCGCGAAACTCGCCAACGCGCCGGCTCAACCCGAGCGGCTGGCGTTCAGCGAGTACCACGCGGTCGGCTCGGAAACCGCCGCCTACATGCTGGCGAATGCCGACTACAAGTACCACCATTACGTGGGCTTGCGGCCCGAGCTGTTCGACCTGCGACGGGACCCGCAAGAGTTGCAGGATCTCGCGGGACTGCCGGAATACGCACCGGTGCTGGCTTCGTTCGAGAAGCGTTTGCGTGAACTGCTCGACCCCGAAGGCGTGGACAGGCTCGCGAAAGCCGATCAGGATCGTCTGATTCAGGCATTCGGCGGCCGTGAAGCCGCTTTGCAAACCGGCACGCCCGCCGCGACGCCCGTGCCCGTGGCATGA
- a CDS encoding GMC family oxidoreductase: MSTQTKPHVDAVIVGFGWTGAILAKELTEAGLNVVALERGEYRDTYPDGAYPNTIDELTYNVRKKLFLDLSKTTVSIRHNIAETALPYRQLAAFLPGEGVGGAGLHWSGVHFRITPEELNLRSHYEERYGKRFIPEGMTIQDYGVTYDELEPHFDFAEKVFGTSGQAYKVNGKVVGDGNVFEAPRSDNFPLAAQLNTYSAERFGKAARELGLNPYRLPSANTSGPYTNPYGAQMGPCNFCGFCSGYACYMYSKASPNLNILPALKPLPNFELRSRCHVLRVDLDDTKKRAKGVTYVDPAGNEVFQPADLVIVAAFQYHNVHLLLLSGIGKPYDPISGEGVVGRNFAYQNLSTITAFFDKDTFTNPFIGAGGNGVAVDDFNADNFDHGPLGFVGGSPLWVNQAGTKPISGIATPAGTPNWGSDWKKSVKDHYAHTISMDAHGSNMSYRDVFLDLDPTYRDSYGQPLLRMTFDWKDNDIKMARYVTGQMHKIAQQMGPKSINVYTREFGAHFDSRRYQTTHLVGGAVMGTDPKTSVLNRYLQSWDVHNVFVMGSSAFPQGIGYNPTGLVAALAYWSAKAIRTQYLKNPGPLVSV; the protein is encoded by the coding sequence ATGTCTACTCAAACCAAACCGCACGTCGACGCGGTCATCGTCGGCTTCGGCTGGACCGGTGCGATCCTCGCGAAAGAACTCACCGAGGCGGGCCTGAACGTGGTCGCGCTAGAACGCGGCGAGTATCGCGACACCTATCCGGACGGCGCGTATCCGAACACGATCGACGAACTGACCTACAACGTCCGCAAAAAACTGTTCCTCGATCTGTCGAAGACCACCGTATCGATCCGTCACAACATCGCCGAAACCGCGCTGCCGTATCGGCAACTCGCGGCGTTTCTGCCGGGCGAAGGCGTCGGCGGTGCGGGTCTGCACTGGTCGGGCGTGCACTTTCGCATCACGCCGGAAGAACTGAATCTGCGCAGCCACTACGAAGAGCGTTACGGCAAGCGCTTCATTCCGGAAGGCATGACCATCCAGGATTACGGCGTTACTTACGACGAACTCGAACCGCATTTCGACTTCGCCGAAAAAGTATTCGGCACCTCGGGCCAGGCCTATAAAGTCAACGGCAAGGTAGTCGGCGACGGCAACGTATTCGAAGCGCCGCGCAGCGATAACTTCCCGCTCGCCGCGCAGTTGAACACCTATTCCGCCGAGCGTTTCGGCAAAGCCGCGCGCGAACTCGGTCTGAATCCGTACCGTCTGCCCTCGGCGAATACCTCGGGTCCATACACGAACCCCTACGGCGCGCAAATGGGACCGTGCAACTTCTGCGGCTTCTGCAGCGGTTACGCGTGCTACATGTACTCGAAGGCCTCGCCGAATCTGAACATTCTGCCCGCGCTCAAACCGCTGCCGAACTTCGAACTGCGCTCGCGTTGTCACGTGCTGCGCGTCGATCTCGACGATACGAAAAAACGCGCAAAGGGCGTGACGTACGTCGATCCCGCAGGCAACGAAGTGTTCCAGCCCGCCGATCTCGTGATCGTCGCAGCGTTCCAGTATCACAACGTGCATCTGCTTCTGCTGTCGGGCATCGGCAAGCCTTATGACCCGATCTCGGGCGAAGGCGTGGTGGGCCGCAATTTCGCGTACCAGAACCTGTCGACGATTACGGCCTTCTTCGACAAGGACACCTTCACCAATCCGTTCATCGGCGCGGGCGGCAACGGCGTCGCGGTGGACGACTTCAACGCCGACAACTTCGATCACGGCCCGCTGGGTTTCGTCGGCGGTTCGCCGTTGTGGGTGAATCAGGCGGGTACGAAGCCGATCAGCGGTATCGCAACGCCGGCCGGTACGCCGAACTGGGGTTCGGACTGGAAGAAGTCGGTGAAAGACCACTACGCGCACACCATTTCCATGGATGCGCACGGCTCGAACATGTCGTACCGCGACGTGTTCCTCGACCTCGATCCGACCTATCGCGATTCGTACGGTCAGCCGCTGCTGCGCATGACTTTCGACTGGAAAGACAACGACATCAAGATGGCCCGCTACGTGACCGGTCAAATGCACAAGATCGCGCAGCAGATGGGACCGAAGTCGATCAACGTCTACACGCGCGAATTCGGCGCGCACTTCGACTCGCGCCGTTATCAGACCACGCACCTGGTGGGTGGCGCGGTAATGGGCACGGATCCGAAGACCAGCGTGCTGAACCGCTATCTGCAAAGCTGGGACGTGCATAACGTGTTCGTGATGGGGTCGTCGGCGTTTCCGCAAGGCATCGGCTACAACCCGACGGGCCTCGTCGCCGCGCTGGCCTACTGGTCGGCGAAAGCGATCCGCACGCAGTACCTGAAGAACCCCGGGCCGCTGGTGAGCGTATGA
- a CDS encoding cytochrome c, which produces MKKINEIQRIARAIKHAGAASLFVAAAISAPFAVQAATVATASATTPAPTQPQPQQQQQSDAALIAHGEYLARAGDCIACHSTPAGKPFAGGLKFDTPIGAIYSTNITPDRNTGIGSWTFAQFDRAVRAGVKPNGDTLYPAMPFPSYARLNEDDMHALYAYFTRGVAPVNQANRAVDIVWPLSMRWPLGIWRHLFAPEPATFDATHYTDPVIARGAYLVQGLGHCGACHTPRAVTMQERSLTDLDGAEFLAGGAAIDGWVLSSLRANPRTGIGAWSEADLVQFLKTGRTQHSAAFGGMTDVVQHSMQHMSDADLTAIARYLKTLPSTDPKETPYAYNDTAAHALRTGDATAPGAAVYRDNCTACHRSDGRGYNRVFPALGGNPVVQGKDATSLIHVLLTGSTLEGTKTAPSSFTMPPFGWRLNDQEVADVTNFVRTSWGNTGSTVNASDVAKVRKTVTVHAPDMPPGASLSH; this is translated from the coding sequence ATGAAGAAGATCAACGAAATCCAACGCATCGCGCGGGCGATCAAACATGCGGGCGCGGCGTCGCTGTTCGTAGCGGCTGCGATAAGCGCACCGTTCGCGGTGCAAGCGGCGACAGTGGCAACGGCAAGTGCAACGACGCCAGCGCCGACTCAACCGCAACCGCAACAGCAACAGCAATCCGACGCGGCACTCATCGCCCACGGCGAATACCTCGCGCGCGCTGGCGATTGCATTGCCTGTCACTCAACACCCGCAGGAAAACCCTTCGCAGGCGGCCTGAAATTCGACACGCCGATCGGCGCGATCTACTCGACCAACATCACGCCGGACCGCAACACCGGCATCGGTTCGTGGACCTTCGCGCAGTTCGATCGTGCGGTGCGAGCGGGCGTAAAGCCGAACGGCGACACGTTGTATCCGGCCATGCCGTTCCCGTCGTACGCGCGACTGAACGAAGACGACATGCACGCGCTGTACGCGTACTTCACGCGGGGCGTTGCGCCGGTCAACCAGGCGAACCGCGCCGTCGATATCGTCTGGCCGCTGTCCATGCGCTGGCCGCTCGGCATCTGGCGTCACCTGTTCGCCCCTGAACCCGCCACGTTCGACGCAACGCACTACACCGACCCGGTCATCGCACGCGGCGCGTACCTCGTGCAAGGCCTCGGCCACTGCGGCGCGTGCCACACGCCGCGTGCGGTAACGATGCAGGAACGCTCGCTCACGGACCTCGACGGCGCCGAGTTCCTCGCGGGCGGCGCTGCTATCGACGGTTGGGTTCTATCGAGCCTGCGTGCCAATCCGCGCACCGGCATCGGCGCATGGAGCGAAGCCGACCTCGTGCAATTCCTGAAAACGGGCCGCACGCAGCACAGCGCGGCATTCGGCGGCATGACGGACGTCGTGCAGCACAGCATGCAGCACATGAGCGACGCGGACCTCACCGCCATCGCGCGATATCTGAAGACGCTGCCGTCCACCGATCCGAAGGAAACGCCGTACGCGTACAACGACACCGCCGCGCACGCACTGCGCACCGGCGACGCCACCGCACCCGGCGCGGCCGTCTATCGCGACAACTGCACGGCCTGCCATCGCAGCGACGGCCGCGGCTACAACCGCGTGTTCCCGGCACTCGGCGGCAACCCGGTCGTCCAGGGTAAAGACGCGACGTCGCTGATTCATGTGCTGCTCACCGGCAGCACGCTCGAAGGCACGAAGACCGCACCGTCCTCGTTCACGATGCCGCCGTTCGGCTGGCGTCTGAACGATCAGGAAGTCGCGGACGTCACGAACTTCGTGCGTACGAGTTGGGGCAATACCGGTTCGACGGTCAACGCGTCCGATGTGGCGAAGGTCCGCAAGACCGTCACCGTCCACGCGCCCGACATGCCGCCGGGTGCTTCGCTGAGTCACTAA
- a CDS encoding FAD-binding oxidoreductase, giving the protein MTDLQQALVEQLGDQCVSLDPGVLDAHAGDWSDTEKRRPSLVLMPRTPDEVARALGVLSALRQKVVVQGGLTGLAGGATPQAGEVAMSLAKMNVIEEFDHVGGTITVQAGLALEQLQTHVEAQGWFFPLDLGARGSCQIGGNAATNAGGNRVVRFGVMRDLILGMEVALADGTVLTMMNKVTKNTTGIDLKQLFIGSEGILGVITRLVLKLEPKPTVANTALCALGSFDAATRLLKELRRRLPALSSFELMWDDFMSAAMETGGLKAPFATRSPVYVLVETLGGSEESERKALEEVLEYALENEIVDDVIVAQSLDHARQLWAYRETVGELLSRLKPHAAFDVGLPMIAMDGFVTAMKQALTSRFPEQTHLFFGHLGDGNLHLLSGPYANMADMHQVETLVYEQVQKAGGCISAEHGIGVVKQEFLHLSRSSAETDLMRKLKNLLDPCGILNDARVIAPDLSHGGAQPATSAPH; this is encoded by the coding sequence ATGACGGACTTACAGCAGGCACTCGTTGAACAACTGGGCGACCAATGCGTGTCGCTCGACCCTGGCGTGCTCGACGCGCATGCGGGCGACTGGAGCGACACGGAGAAGCGACGCCCGTCGCTCGTGCTGATGCCGCGCACGCCCGACGAAGTGGCGCGCGCGCTCGGCGTGCTGTCGGCGCTTCGGCAGAAGGTCGTCGTGCAGGGCGGCTTGACCGGTCTCGCAGGTGGCGCGACGCCGCAGGCCGGCGAGGTCGCGATGTCGCTCGCGAAAATGAATGTGATCGAAGAGTTCGACCATGTCGGCGGCACGATCACCGTGCAGGCCGGCCTCGCGCTGGAGCAGTTGCAGACCCACGTCGAAGCGCAAGGGTGGTTCTTTCCGCTCGATCTCGGCGCGCGCGGTTCGTGTCAGATTGGCGGCAACGCGGCCACCAATGCGGGCGGCAATCGCGTGGTGCGGTTCGGCGTGATGCGCGATCTGATTCTCGGCATGGAAGTGGCGCTCGCGGACGGCACCGTGCTGACGATGATGAACAAGGTCACCAAGAACACCACGGGCATCGATCTGAAGCAGTTGTTCATTGGCTCGGAAGGGATTCTCGGCGTGATTACGCGCCTCGTGCTGAAACTCGAACCGAAGCCGACGGTTGCGAATACTGCACTCTGTGCGCTCGGTTCGTTCGATGCCGCGACGCGTTTGCTGAAAGAACTGCGCCGTCGTTTGCCGGCGTTGTCGTCGTTCGAATTGATGTGGGACGACTTCATGTCCGCAGCGATGGAAACAGGCGGACTCAAGGCGCCGTTCGCGACGCGTTCCCCCGTGTATGTGCTGGTCGAAACGCTGGGCGGCTCTGAAGAGAGCGAGCGCAAGGCGCTCGAAGAAGTGCTGGAATACGCGCTGGAAAACGAAATCGTGGATGACGTGATCGTCGCGCAATCGCTCGATCACGCGCGGCAACTGTGGGCGTATCGCGAGACCGTCGGCGAATTGCTAAGTCGTCTAAAACCCCACGCCGCGTTCGACGTGGGTTTGCCGATGATCGCAATGGACGGCTTCGTCACGGCGATGAAGCAGGCGTTGACGTCGCGCTTCCCTGAGCAAACGCATCTGTTCTTCGGCCATCTCGGCGATGGCAATCTGCATCTGCTGTCGGGTCCGTATGCGAACATGGCCGATATGCACCAGGTCGAAACGCTCGTTTATGAGCAGGTGCAAAAGGCCGGCGGATGCATCTCCGCCGAACACGGTATCGGTGTAGTCAAGCAGGAATTCCTGCATCTGAGCCGCTCGTCAGCGGAGACGGACCTGATGCGCAAACTTAAAAACCTGCTCGACCCGTGCGGCATTCTGAACGACGCACGCGTGATCGCGCCGGACCTCTCGCACGGCGGCGCGCAACCCGCAACGTCAGCGCCGCACTGA
- a CDS encoding gluconate 2-dehydrogenase subunit 3 family protein gives MSQSPLSSRRGFLRTAIVLVPASTLAACDNKQPTATATQSSNQSSNQSQSPAAEATPYKPKFFDAKEWAFIEAAVDRLIPSDAEGPGALEAGVPEFIDRQMDTPYAHGALWYMQGPFAQGAPELGYQLKLVPRDLYRLGIAAINAYCTKTYARTFDALDAPIRDTVLSALEKGKLELTDVPATTFFGQLLQNTREGYFCDPIHGGNRDMAAWKMIGFPGARADFMDFVNQNGAAYPYGPVSIEGKRT, from the coding sequence ATGTCTCAATCCCCTCTAAGCTCGCGCCGCGGCTTTTTGCGCACGGCGATCGTGCTGGTTCCGGCCAGCACACTGGCTGCTTGCGACAACAAGCAACCCACCGCAACCGCAACGCAGAGCTCGAACCAAAGCTCAAACCAAAGCCAAAGCCCCGCAGCCGAAGCCACCCCCTACAAGCCCAAATTCTTCGACGCCAAAGAATGGGCCTTCATCGAAGCCGCCGTCGACCGCCTGATCCCCTCCGACGCGGAAGGCCCCGGCGCGCTCGAAGCCGGCGTTCCTGAATTCATCGATCGTCAGATGGACACGCCCTACGCGCACGGCGCGCTGTGGTACATGCAAGGCCCCTTCGCCCAAGGCGCCCCGGAGCTCGGCTACCAGCTCAAGCTGGTCCCCCGCGACCTCTACCGCCTCGGCATCGCGGCCATCAACGCGTACTGCACGAAAACCTACGCCCGCACTTTCGACGCCCTCGACGCCCCCATCCGCGACACCGTCCTCAGCGCGCTGGAAAAAGGCAAGCTCGAACTAACCGATGTGCCCGCAACCACCTTCTTCGGCCAGCTCCTGCAGAACACGCGCGAAGGCTACTTCTGCGATCCGATCCACGGCGGCAATCGCGACATGGCCGCCTGGAAAATGATCGGCTTCCCCGGCGCGCGCGCCGATTTCATGGACTTCGTCAATCAGAACGGCGCGGCCTATCCGTATGGCCCCGTGTCGATCGAAGGAAAGCGCACCTGA
- a CDS encoding porin, translating into MKKQWIAAPLMLSFAGIASAQSSVTLYGIVDAGLSYRSSERTGTAGNYSGHSNVAATSGNLSGSRWGIKGQDDLGGGWKALFQLEDGFDITNGKTGQNGGLFGRQAYVGIGSQQYGTITLGRQYTSLNDFVAPVSPVALVGGYGAHPGDIDDLDQTARVNNSIKYTSANYAGFTFGALYGFGGQPGSLKQQNTWSVGAGYANGPLHVGVGYERSDNSKSGPTDSTYGKWNGTDDGLFNSSINEGYASAQSQQIIATGATYDFGPALVGVNYSNVQYRSGADSLFKGHATFNIAGVFGQWTIRPAVQLFAGYSYTRGGEVDGVDERAQYHNVTLGAQYNLSKRSTVYLMGGYQHASGGTLDALGNPVAATASVSDKGNSHSSAAQSQAIVSIGVRHKF; encoded by the coding sequence ATGAAAAAGCAATGGATTGCCGCCCCTCTGATGTTGTCTTTCGCCGGCATTGCGTCCGCGCAAAGTTCCGTGACGCTGTACGGCATCGTCGATGCGGGCCTCTCGTATCGCAGCAGTGAACGCACCGGCACGGCCGGCAATTACAGCGGCCATTCGAACGTTGCGGCGACGAGCGGCAACCTCTCCGGCAGCCGCTGGGGCATTAAAGGTCAAGACGATCTGGGCGGCGGCTGGAAAGCGCTGTTCCAGTTGGAGGACGGCTTCGACATCACGAACGGCAAGACCGGCCAGAACGGCGGATTGTTCGGCCGCCAGGCGTACGTGGGGATCGGCAGCCAGCAATACGGCACGATCACGTTGGGCCGTCAGTACACGTCGTTGAACGACTTCGTGGCGCCCGTTTCACCGGTCGCGCTGGTCGGCGGCTACGGCGCGCATCCGGGCGACATCGACGATCTCGACCAGACCGCGCGCGTCAACAACTCGATCAAGTACACCAGCGCGAATTACGCGGGCTTCACGTTCGGCGCGCTGTATGGATTCGGTGGTCAACCGGGCAGCCTGAAGCAGCAGAATACGTGGAGCGTGGGTGCCGGCTATGCGAACGGACCGCTGCACGTGGGCGTTGGTTATGAACGTTCGGATAACAGCAAGAGCGGCCCGACAGACAGCACCTACGGCAAATGGAACGGCACCGACGACGGTCTGTTCAATTCATCGATCAACGAAGGCTACGCCAGCGCGCAATCGCAACAGATCATCGCAACCGGCGCGACGTATGACTTCGGCCCGGCGCTCGTCGGCGTGAACTACAGCAACGTGCAATACCGCTCAGGCGCCGACTCGCTGTTCAAGGGTCACGCAACGTTCAACATTGCGGGCGTGTTCGGTCAATGGACGATCCGGCCGGCCGTGCAACTGTTCGCGGGCTACAGCTACACGCGCGGCGGCGAGGTGGATGGCGTGGACGAACGTGCGCAGTATCACAACGTCACGCTCGGCGCGCAATACAACCTGTCGAAGCGCTCCACGGTCTATCTGATGGGCGGCTATCAGCACGCGTCTGGCGGCACGCTGGACGCGCTGGGCAATCCGGTCGCCGCCACCGCATCAGTTAGCGACAAGGGCAATAGCCACTCGTCGGCGGCGCAGTCGCAGGCGATCGTGAGCATCGGCGTGCGCCACAAGTTCTGA